The Candidatus Nitrosotalea sinensis genomic interval CCACCAGTAGAGTGTAACTTTTTAGAAAAGAGTAAAGTTGTAGTATTTTTTCCTGTGTGTATTTTCAATTTATTTTTTTTAGAAAAAGACAGTATTTTCTTATAGTCATCTTTGTTTATCCTAGAAACAAGAACCGAATCAGACTTGATGGTTGTTGCAAGTATTATCTTTTTGAGATCATCAAGTTCTTTTTTCTCAGCAAATATGACTTCTGGAATACCACGACGAAGTTTTCTACTCGTATCTATTTTAGCAAAATCTTCAATTTTTTCCACAGCGTAGAGAGAAAGCATTTTTTTAGCTTTAGTTATACTTATTTTTCCAAGATCAAGAGATTCTAATATTTCTGTAAGATCCAATTAATAATCATAATAAGCATGTAGTTAAAAATTTAATCAGTATCACAGATTAGATATGGCATTTTTTACGCTTTCTACTCCTTTTTTGAACCATTCTTTTTCGTTGGAATCCAAATCCAATTCCACTATTTTTTCAACACCATTTTTACCTATTACTGCAGGAACACCGATTGTAACATCAGAGTAACCATATTCTCCATCCAAATAGGTTGCAACGGGAATTACCTGCTTAGTATCATTTAGAACTGCTTCAATTATGGTAGATATTGCATTACCAGGTGCATGAACTGTTGCGCCCTTCAATTCTATTACTTTTGCAGCAACTTGTCTTGTCCCTTGCACAATTTCTTCAATTTTATCTTTAGGTAATAGAGAATTTAGTGGAACCCCCGATACGGTAGAAAATCTCGGTAGTGGCAACATGTTTTCCCCGTGTTCACCTATTACAAGACCACGTATTGAGTTTCTAGAATAACCAGTAGACTCATGAATAAATTGTACAAATCGTGACAAGTCAAGCATGCCACCCATTCCAAATACACGATTTTTTTGGAATCCTGAAACCTTGTAGGTTAGATATGCCATAGGATCCAACGGATTAGTAACGGGAATTATCATTGAATCTTTTGCATATGTTTTGATATTTTCCACTACACCCTTGACTATGGATGCATTTATTTTCAAAAGATCCATCCTGGTCATTCCAGGTTTTCTTCCTGATCCAGCAACAACTACTACGATATCAGAGCCTTTCATTTCAGAATAATCATTTGAACCTCTAACGTTTACATCAATTCCTTTTTCTGCTAACATGTGATTGATATCCATGGCCTCTCCTTGAGGAAGACCTTGTACTACATCTAACAAGAGTATTTCATCAGTAACTTTTCTCAGAGCGGTAAATAATGCAGCAGCACCGCCCACTTTACCGGAACCGATAATTGTAATCATAAAAGGCCCTCCATGTGATCTATAATTAAACTTGACTGTTTCTTGTTAGATCTACATTATGTAGATTTCAAGCACAACAAACTAAATTATAATTTATATGCATTTCAAGAGTTTAGAAATCATGGTATTAGTTATTGACTCACAAATAGCTGGGATTTCAGGCGACATGTTACTTTCTTCATTGGTTAACATGGGTGCAAATAAATCTAAAATAATTGACAGAGTATATACTGCAGAGGAATATCTCAATGGCTCAAAAATTCTAAAATTAGATTTTGAGAAAATTATCAAACATGGAACATCTGCCACACACCTTGTTTTAGAAACAGATGAGAAATACCATGAAAGAAAAGGGATTGAAATTCAAGAGTGTATATTATCAATGTCAGATAAAATTGGATTATCAGAGAAAGCTAAAGTTTTTGCCCATGAGAGTGTGAAATCATTACTACATGCAGAGGCAAAAATACATGGTGAGCCTCTCGGATCAGTGCATTTTCATGAAGCATCAAGTATTGATACAGTCATAGACATAGTAGGCACTGCCATTGCATTAGATGATTTAAATTTATTTGCAGAAAAAATTATTGCAACACCAGTAGCAGTCGGAGGAGGAAATTTAGAATTTTCTCATGGAATTACATCAAATCCTGCAAGTGCCATTTTAGAAATATTTCGAGATTCAAACATAGCAATAGTTGGCGGACAGGCAAGAGAAGAAATGACTACACCAACTGGTGCTAGTCTACTTGTAAATTTGGCAGATGAGTGTGTAGAATTTTACCCCGGGATGAAGATAGAAGCAATAGGATACGGAGCAGGAAATAAAGACTTTGATAGGTTTCCTAACATTTTGAAGATTGTAAAAGGTCACAGCATTGATGAATTCCAATCAGATACCATTCAAGTTCTTGAAACAAATCTTGATGATGTATCAGGAGAGGTAATAGGGTACATGATTGACAAATTAATGATAAATGGTGCGAAAGATGTTACAGTTACAAACGGCATTACAAAAAAAGGAAGGCCAACCAATCTTGTTTCCATAATATGTGATTCATCAACCATTGATAATTTGATCAACATATTGGTTTTAGAGACAGGAACTCTTGGAGTAAGAGTGAGATCATCTAATCGCTACATTGTTCCAAGAACAATCGTTACAATTCCAATTGCAATACATGGAAAGAATTTTTCTATAAGATGCAAGATTGCAAAGAATAATGATAGCATAAGACATTTCAAAGTAGAGTCAGATGATATAAAATTGGTTGCAGACTCATTATTACTTCCATTTAGACAAGTACAAGATTTGATAAATGAGGAAGTAAAACATAGGTTAAACACAAAATGAAAAAAATAGATGATTTGATTGAGTGGTTTGTAGGAAAACAAAATGTACTAGTAGCCCTCTCAGGTGGAGTTGATAGTGCTTTAGTAGCTTACGCAGCTTACAAGGCATTAGGCACACATGCAGTGGCGGTAACTGCAGACTACAAGACACTGTCTCAGGAAGAATTAGAGATTGCAAAAAAAGTTTGTCAAGAGATAGGAATTAGACATATAATCATAGAGTATAACGAACTTGAAAATCCAGAGTTTGTGAAAAATGATAAAAACAGATGTTTTCATTGCAGAACAGAGCTTGCGGATCATCTTCTTGAAATATCAGAAAAAGAAAATATCAAGATAATTGTAGACGGTACCAATCTCGATGATCTTACAGAATATAGACCAGGAATAGTTGCATTGAAAAAAAATGGAGTCCAAAGTCCATTGGTGGAAAGTAAATTTACAAAATCAGATATTAGACATGTTGCAAGAGAAGTAGGATTATCAATACATGACAAACCGTCAAATTCTTGTTTGGCATCACGCATTCCATGGGGTACCACTGTGACTGCTGAAAAACTTGCAAGAATAGAAAAAAGCGAAATTATGATAAAGCAACTTTTTGGGATAAGACAGGTAAGAGTTAGAGATTTGAATAACAATGCAAGCATAGAAGTAGATAAGAATGAAATTACTTTACTGCAAGATAAAGAAAAAATGGGAATACTTGATGAATATTTGAATAGGCTTGGATTTCTTAGTACAGCAATAGATCCTAACGGCTATAGACCTGGTAAATTAAACGTGATAACAGATTGATTTATCTAGATAACGCTGCATCGACCCAGGTTCATGAGAAAGTAATAGAAAAAATGATACCATTTTTTAGAGAGCAGTATGGAAATCCATCTTCCATTCATAGTCATGGTAGACTTGCAAGTACATCAATCCAAAATGCTAGAAAACAAATTGCATCACTCATCAATGCAGACAGTAAGGAAATACTCTTAACATCAGGCGGAACAGAATCAAACAATACCGCAATTTATGGCGCAGTATCACAAAATAAAGGTAAACACATCATAACATCATCCATCGAACATGATGCAATACTTGAACCATGCAAACGACTTGAAAGAGAGGGGTACAGAGTATCTTATCTCCCAGTGGATAAATACGGTTTGATAGATCCGGATGATCTTAGGAAAGAGATCTCCGAGGATACTTGTTTGATTACAATAATGTATGCAAATAATGAAGTAGGAACCATACAACCAATCAAAGAAATATCGCACATAGCAAGAGAAAATAATGTTATTTTTCATACGGATGCAGTTCAGGCAGTAGGAAAGATACCCATAGACGTGAAAGAGTCAGGAATTGATCTGCTTTCAATATCATCACATAAGATCCACGGTCCAAAAGGTGTTGGAGCGTTATACATCAAAAAGGGTACAAAAATATCACCTTTGATACTAGGAGGAGGACAGGAAAATGGTCTTAGATCCGGTACTGAGAATGTTGCAAGCATTGTAGGATTTGGTGCTGCATGTGCACTTGCAAAAGATCACATGGATGAGAATATGGTATACCTCAAACAATTAAGTGATAGATTAATCTCAAGGGTTGTCCAAGAGATATCACATACGACACTCAATGGGCATCCAGATAAGAGAATTCCTAATAACACACATTTTACTTTTCTAGGTGTCAATGGAGAAGATCTAATAATAAAATTAGATGAAAATAAAATATCAGCATCTACAGGTTCTGCATGTTCTGTCAAGATACAAAAGGCATCACATGTTTTAAAAGCAATGGGTTTTTCACATGAACAGGTAACAGGATCATTACGACTTACAGTAGGGATAACAAATACAGAACAAGAAATAGACAATGCAGTAGATATTTTAAAGAAAGTAGTAAGAGAACTCCGTGCAGTGTCACCCTACAAAAATAAATATAATTTTTAATTAGAGATTATATTACTGTACAACTTTGATTGCGTATTGGTTTTGATCCACAAGAGGAACTAGAGAGTCCATCCCATTCCATACATAAATTTCAGCAGTATAAGTTCCAGATGAGGTAGGAATCCATTGGATTGATTCACTAGTGGAATAATTTACCAAATAATCATCCACCCATTTGAGAAAGACGATCTTGTTATTGCTATCTTTTATCTGTACAATGTATGATATTTTTTGAGAATTTTGATAATTTGTGTTTGAAAACATACTGTTGAAGACAATAGTTTGCCCAACATGCGGACTTTCCAAAAGTGGTCTTCCAGACTGATCATTAATTTGAGTATATTTTGTAATCTTTGGAGGCATAGCAGATGGTATGTATGGAGATGGGGATGTTGTAGATGTTTTAGTTGTAGGTGATACTATGGATCCAATAACTACAGATCTTCCATATTGATCCCTGAAATCATGATACCAAGCCTGAACAGTGCCCCCTACAGGAGACATCAAACCCGTGCCATCTTGATTACATATCCACGAAGGCATTTTGAAAACCCCTTTGAATATTCCTGTTCCAGGTCCAGTTTCAGTCAGAGTAAAACCTGTAGATGCAAGCCCTCCTGTTGTTGCCCCATTTATTGTACATTGATGAAAACGAAATCCCTTAATCCACACTTCTAAGAGTATGTTTCCACTATTATCACCTACAGTATCTAATGCGGGGGAGTTTGGATCATTTACACTTGTGTAAGTCACGATAGAATTAGAATCAGTGGCAAGATCAGGATCATTTATGGTGATTGTTACATCAGAACCAATTCTATAATTGTTAGAATCAAGAGTAACCACACCTGTATGTGTAGGAAGATTATTTTGTGAAGTTACTGTGACAGGTGCACTACTTTGAGTTCCTAAAACTGAAAAATGTATTGCGTTAGAGTCTGTGAGTTCGGTGTTTACAAGAAATTTGATGTTATCACCAAAAGTACTGAGACTTTTTATCAGATTTGGATCAAATTGATTTAATTGATTTATCACAGCATATTCAATCGTTCCAGAAAATACTCCAGAGTTGGGAGATGTTTCTTGTAACTCTGCTCGGTAGATAGCATTGTTGATTTGTTTATTATTACTAGCCCCAAAAGAAAACAGATCAAATACAATGGGTTGAGTATCCGTAGGATTTGAGAATGTACCAGAAGTATTAAAATTAATTTCTAAAAACACAGGTAAACCAGATGGCATAGACTCTATCGAAGTAATAGCAGAATCACTTATCTGAACTAGGCCATTTCCAGTTACAATCATTCCCGGTGTTACAATTGTGACGGGAGATGAACCAATCGACCCGAAATATAATGTCATAGTAGTGCTGGAAAAAGATGATATTCCAAGTTGTTTTTGGAATGACCTCAAGTCATAATTTACCCAGTTAGTTCCTTTTGAATTGGACTGACTAGGATCAACAAGAAGATCTTTAAGCGATTGTGTTGAGATACCTAGATTTAATGTAATTTTCTGAAAATCAGTCATAGATTGTGTTCTAGTATCGATTATGAGTCTCAATGAATTGGAATCAAAAACAGAAGATGGCACGGTAAGAGAACCCGCATTTCCATAAAATTGCACATTTGATGCACTGCTTAGTGTTATGGGATTTCCAATTTTCAAAGTAGGTATCTTTGCAGATGATCTGAAAACATCAAGCTGATCAATCATATTAGAATTGATGTTTTGATTATTATCAGTCAAAGTAATGGTTTCTCGTTGACCAGGACCGAATTGATTTTGATTATTACCTACAGTCAAACTTGTAGTAGAAGTACCAGACACTATGGAAGAACTCTGGAGGTTATATGTAATTGATCCAGAATGAGAACGAGGAGCATTTGGGAGTATGCCTATTGTGGATACGCTGCCGTATGAGCTTTGGAAAATTCCAGTATGTGGACCAGTTTCTATAAAGGTCACCAACTTATTGTATACACCGTTAAGTGAGGAACTGGTTTGAACAGAATTGGTTTTCAAATTAACAACATCTGAAGTATCCATGCTTAGTTTACCATTGTCTTTGAAGCCAAGAGTGCTAAGATATGGTAGAAGATTCACCAAGCCAGAACCACTTGCACTCTTACCAGATACTGAAAAAGCTTGATAGAATGTAGCAGAATTAGGACCTACATTAAACGTCCAAGAGTTTTGTGACGTAGGATCTATACTCAATTCAGCATCATGTATGGTTGCAAAAACATCAGCGCCTGCAGGATATCCCGTACGATCAAGACTTAAGGAAACGTTTGGAATATCAGAATAATTAAGATCCACACTTTGTGAACCTGTTGACCGATCGTATTCTACACGTACATTATCGCTGAATGTAAAAAGTTGGATAACAGGCCATACGTTTTGATTTATGCCTGTTTGGCCTACTGGAACTTTGGAATTAGTATTAAGAGACGGAATATTTCTAACAACATTATTTTGATTTGAAGGAGCAGTTGGAATACCACTACAAGAGTTAAAACCTGCAGTTCCTTGAGTTGTACCAGATAAACCAGCAGAATCCGGAATTGCTACACCGTCAGTTCGGGAAACATCCATTCCCAAAACAGTAGATGGTGTAGAACCAGAACAAAATACTCCAAAATCAACACTTTGTCCAGGAAGACCAGATAATGCGGCTTGATCAGCCTGTTTTGCTTTGTCAGTATTAGCAAAAAAAGCATACCAATTACCATCAGAACCTTGAACCATCTGAAGATTTTTACCGTCCACTGTGACAGCAGGTTGACCCAATGCTTGATCTAATTGAGTATTGTCTTCACGTACGATAACTTCTACAACCATGGGCCCATAGAAATGATTATCAAATAAACTATTTTCTGCAGAAACGAAAAGATTAGGATGATCAGAATACGCTTTTACATTTGGCAAATACATTGGTTGTATAAGTAGTGAGGAGGATAACACAAGAATTAGCCAGATTTTTTGCAATAATACGACGTAAGATGATGTAGAAGATAATGTTGTCGAATAATTCGTCGATATCATTAATGAATGTTAATCGTATGCCAAGTTTTAACTAGGGTTCTAGGAAAGTCACAATATGATGATCAAACCAAAGGTGATCATAATAGTAAGTGGGATATTGGTATTGATAGGTATTGCAATAACGGCATATCAATCTCAGATCACTTCAGAGAATCTTACAAATGAACAAAATATGCTTTCTACAGGATCACAGATGAAGGTTACAAAAAATATGGATAAAAATAACAATCAGATGGGAGTATATTCCATACAAATAACTGATTTGAAGAGCGATGATAAAATAAAAGCTACACTAATAGATCCTAGTGGTTCTGCCACAACAGAGTCAATAACAAAAAGTCCTATTCAGAAGATGTTTGATATCACCTCTACTGGAAATTATACATTACAGATTGAGAATCAAGGTCAACAACAAGTGCAAGTACTTGGAATAATAGGATATTATCCAAAAGGAATAGAAATTTTAGATATATCAGGATTCATAGTACTCATGATAGGCCTAAGTGGGCTTGCAGTAGGCATGATGTATCTCATAAAAAACCGTGTCAGAACTTAATTTAGAAACTGATCGAGCTCAGTTAACCCATCTATCACACTTGTAAAGTTGTCATCGTTTTCCATAATTTTATTCAGTTTATTTAGATCAGCCTGTAGGAATTCGCCCTCATCAGTCTGTAGCACTAACACAAAATTGTATTTTATTAAATATGAAAGCCGATTTTTTATTTGATCAACAGATAATTGTAGCTTATCTGCCAAATACGTGGAATTTTTTCCGCCTTCTTCAAGTTCTACAAGGATGGATGACACATCAGGATCCGTTAAAGTTTCCATCATTTTTTGTTTATCAAAATCGGCGCTCAAATTCATTACCCGGTCCTAGAATATACTGCCTTTTTCTTATTAGATATAAAATCATTTATCAGGACTTGATCAATTTTTTCAGGATTAATGTAATACGCTCTTCCTTGTAGGTGTTTTTCGAGATTTTCAACATAGTTTAGCAATTCTGGTTCATCACTTACCATTATAGTGTCAATTTCAATTCCTTCTTTTTTGCATTTCTTTGCTTCTTTTAATGTAGATACATCCACTACAGGATCAACTTGTTTATAGCGGTAACATAGATACACAGATTCATTTTTTATTTCCAGATTGAGATCTTTTTCATTTTTTATTTTAGACATAGTTGCCTGATCAGGTCTATAGAAATTAGAATATGGTTTGTCAGTCAAGATTTGATTTTTTTGTAATTCATCATCTATAAAACATGCACTTGGTTGACCGTCAGTAATCATAACAATTCTTTTATTTTGTGAACCATCTTTTTTTAGAATTTTCAATGC includes:
- the larC gene encoding nickel pincer cofactor biosynthesis protein LarC — protein: MVLVIDSQIAGISGDMLLSSLVNMGANKSKIIDRVYTAEEYLNGSKILKLDFEKIIKHGTSATHLVLETDEKYHERKGIEIQECILSMSDKIGLSEKAKVFAHESVKSLLHAEAKIHGEPLGSVHFHEASSIDTVIDIVGTAIALDDLNLFAEKIIATPVAVGGGNLEFSHGITSNPASAILEIFRDSNIAIVGGQAREEMTTPTGASLLVNLADECVEFYPGMKIEAIGYGAGNKDFDRFPNILKIVKGHSIDEFQSDTIQVLETNLDDVSGEVIGYMIDKLMINGAKDVTVTNGITKKGRPTNLVSIICDSSTIDNLINILVLETGTLGVRVRSSNRYIVPRTIVTIPIAIHGKNFSIRCKIAKNNDSIRHFKVESDDIKLVADSLLLPFRQVQDLINEEVKHRLNTK
- a CDS encoding malate dehydrogenase: MITIIGSGKVGGAAALFTALRKVTDEILLLDVVQGLPQGEAMDINHMLAEKGIDVNVRGSNDYSEMKGSDIVVVVAGSGRKPGMTRMDLLKINASIVKGVVENIKTYAKDSMIIPVTNPLDPMAYLTYKVSGFQKNRVFGMGGMLDLSRFVQFIHESTGYSRNSIRGLVIGEHGENMLPLPRFSTVSGVPLNSLLPKDKIEEIVQGTRQVAAKVIELKGATVHAPGNAISTIIEAVLNDTKQVIPVATYLDGEYGYSDVTIGVPAVIGKNGVEKIVELDLDSNEKEWFKKGVESVKNAISNL
- the larE gene encoding ATP-dependent sacrificial sulfur transferase LarE — translated: MKKIDDLIEWFVGKQNVLVALSGGVDSALVAYAAYKALGTHAVAVTADYKTLSQEELEIAKKVCQEIGIRHIIIEYNELENPEFVKNDKNRCFHCRTELADHLLEISEKENIKIIVDGTNLDDLTEYRPGIVALKKNGVQSPLVESKFTKSDIRHVAREVGLSIHDKPSNSCLASRIPWGTTVTAEKLARIEKSEIMIKQLFGIRQVRVRDLNNNASIEVDKNEITLLQDKEKMGILDEYLNRLGFLSTAIDPNGYRPGKLNVITD
- a CDS encoding cysteine desulfurase family protein, whose translation is MIYLDNAASTQVHEKVIEKMIPFFREQYGNPSSIHSHGRLASTSIQNARKQIASLINADSKEILLTSGGTESNNTAIYGAVSQNKGKHIITSSIEHDAILEPCKRLEREGYRVSYLPVDKYGLIDPDDLRKEISEDTCLITIMYANNEVGTIQPIKEISHIARENNVIFHTDAVQAVGKIPIDVKESGIDLLSISSHKIHGPKGVGALYIKKGTKISPLILGGGQENGLRSGTENVASIVGFGAACALAKDHMDENMVYLKQLSDRLISRVVQEISHTTLNGHPDKRIPNNTHFTFLGVNGEDLIIKLDENKISASTGSACSVKIQKASHVLKAMGFSHEQVTGSLRLTVGITNTEQEIDNAVDILKKVVRELRAVSPYKNKYNF
- a CDS encoding peptidase; translated protein: MVVEVIVREDNTQLDQALGQPAVTVDGKNLQMVQGSDGNWYAFFANTDKAKQADQAALSGLPGQSVDFGVFCSGSTPSTVLGMDVSRTDGVAIPDSAGLSGTTQGTAGFNSCSGIPTAPSNQNNVVRNIPSLNTNSKVPVGQTGINQNVWPVIQLFTFSDNVRVEYDRSTGSQSVDLNYSDIPNVSLSLDRTGYPAGADVFATIHDAELSIDPTSQNSWTFNVGPNSATFYQAFSVSGKSASGSGLVNLLPYLSTLGFKDNGKLSMDTSDVVNLKTNSVQTSSSLNGVYNKLVTFIETGPHTGIFQSSYGSVSTIGILPNAPRSHSGSITYNLQSSSIVSGTSTTSLTVGNNQNQFGPGQRETITLTDNNQNINSNMIDQLDVFRSSAKIPTLKIGNPITLSSASNVQFYGNAGSLTVPSSVFDSNSLRLIIDTRTQSMTDFQKITLNLGISTQSLKDLLVDPSQSNSKGTNWVNYDLRSFQKQLGISSFSSTTMTLYFGSIGSSPVTIVTPGMIVTGNGLVQISDSAITSIESMPSGLPVFLEINFNTSGTFSNPTDTQPIVFDLFSFGASNNKQINNAIYRAELQETSPNSGVFSGTIEYAVINQLNQFDPNLIKSLSTFGDNIKFLVNTELTDSNAIHFSVLGTQSSAPVTVTSQNNLPTHTGVVTLDSNNYRIGSDVTITINDPDLATDSNSIVTYTSVNDPNSPALDTVGDNSGNILLEVWIKGFRFHQCTINGATTGGLASTGFTLTETGPGTGIFKGVFKMPSWICNQDGTGLMSPVGGTVQAWYHDFRDQYGRSVVIGSIVSPTTKTSTTSPSPYIPSAMPPKITKYTQINDQSGRPLLESPHVGQTIVFNSMFSNTNYQNSQKISYIVQIKDSNNKIVFLKWVDDYLVNYSTSESIQWIPTSSGTYTAEIYVWNGMDSLVPLVDQNQYAIKVVQ